Within Candidatus Palauibacter polyketidifaciens, the genomic segment CCGAGTTCCCGATGTTGGCGTTGATCTTCACCTTGAAGCCGCGCCCGATGATCATCGGCTCCAGCTCGGGGTGGTTGATGTTGGCCGGGATGATGGCGCGCCCCCGCGCCACCTCGTCGCGCACGAAGGTCGGGTCCATCCCCTCCCGCACGGCGATGAACGCCATCTCCGGCGTGGTCTCGCCCCGGCGCGCGTAGTGCATCTGCGTGACGGGGCCGTTTCCCCGCCTGGTCTCGCGGACGAGGGTCGAGGGCAGTACCGCGGCGGCGTCCCGCGGCCCGCGGACGACGGTGGCGGAGCGCCCGGTCGAACGCACGTCGCGGGCCTGGATCCACGCTTCGCGCAGGAGCGGCAGGCCTCCGCGCACATCGCACCCGCCCGGACCGCTCGTGTCGTAGACCCGCAGCGGCGGCTCGCCGCCGGAGAGCGCGATCTCCCGCATGGGGACGCGAAGGCCGCCGGGGCCATCCACGAAGACCCGCGTGGAGTTGGGGAAGGCGCCTTCGTACGGAACCGGCCGACTGGGGTCGAGGGCGGGGTCCGGCGCGAGGGCGGGGTCCGGCGCGAGGGCAGGGTCGGGCTCGATCATGACGGGTGTCGTTCTCCCCGGCACACCCGCGTCGTCGCCGGATGGGGGACGGTCGACGCCGGGCGGGAGGTTACCCCGCGCGGGCCGCGCTCCCTACGCCGGTATGAGCCGGATCAGGTTCATGGGGTACGCTCTCAATCCCGCACAAGCGGGATGCCCCCGGCGACCGCCGGGAAAGATAGGGGTCACCGGCCCGTCGCGCCCGCCGCGCGCAGGGCCCGGACGATCAACTCCCCCATCCGCGCCGTCGACACCGCCGCCGGGCCGCCATCGGCGTGGAGGTCGGCCGTTCCGTATCCGTCTTCGAGCACCCGGTTGACGGCCGATTGCACGGCGCCCGCCTCCTCCGGCAACGCGAAGGTGAGTTCGAGCATCA encodes:
- a CDS encoding phosphomethylpyrimidine synthase ThiC yields the protein MREIALSGGEPPLRVYDTSGPGGCDVRGGLPLLREAWIQARDVRSTGRSATVVRGPRDAAAVLPSTLVRETRRGNGPVTQMHYARRGETTPEMAFIAVREGMDPTFVRDEVARGRAIIPANINHPELEPMIIGRGFKVKINANIGNS